One genomic segment of Pyruvatibacter mobilis includes these proteins:
- a CDS encoding lysophospholipid acyltransferase family protein, with product MSDTRYKLEAAGFNLLMGLFKAMGRERASAVGGWLFRTVGPHISRHKKALASMARVMPELSEAEREAALSLMWDNLGRTAGEYPHLGSFTSIGPDPDIEVEGRDVLERFAEEGKAAIFVSGHFANWELMPLAVAQAGVEGAEVYRAPNNAAVDAWITRARQTHIMQRQVPKGPSGARELVKCVRSGVSLCMLADQKMNDGIASTFFGLPAMSPAAPATMSLRYDVPIVPVTFERVRGTKFRIRFWPPLDYAKTGDMHADIAAVTAKVNGFLEDWIRQRPGMWLWLHNRWKK from the coding sequence CGCGAGCGGGCGTCGGCTGTCGGCGGCTGGCTGTTCCGCACCGTGGGGCCTCATATCTCCCGTCACAAAAAGGCGCTGGCCTCCATGGCGCGGGTCATGCCCGAGCTTTCCGAAGCCGAGCGCGAAGCCGCCCTCTCCCTCATGTGGGACAATCTGGGCCGCACGGCGGGGGAATATCCACATCTGGGGTCTTTCACCAGCATTGGTCCGGACCCGGATATTGAGGTGGAGGGGCGCGACGTGCTGGAGCGCTTCGCCGAAGAAGGCAAGGCTGCGATTTTCGTCTCCGGCCATTTCGCCAATTGGGAGCTGATGCCGCTGGCGGTTGCCCAGGCCGGTGTCGAAGGAGCCGAAGTCTATCGCGCGCCCAACAATGCGGCGGTCGATGCGTGGATCACCCGGGCCCGGCAGACCCACATCATGCAGCGCCAGGTGCCCAAGGGGCCAAGCGGCGCGCGGGAGCTGGTGAAATGCGTCCGCTCCGGCGTCAGCCTGTGCATGCTTGCCGACCAGAAGATGAATGATGGCATCGCGAGCACATTTTTCGGCCTGCCCGCCATGTCACCGGCGGCGCCAGCCACCATGTCGCTGCGCTATGACGTACCCATCGTGCCGGTGACGTTCGAGCGGGTGCGGGGCACGAAATTCCGCATCCGTTTCTGGCCGCCCCTGGACTATGCCAAGACAGGTGACATGCACGCGGATATCGCGGCTGTGACGGCAAAGGTGAACGGGTTTCTGGAAGACTGGATCCGCCAGCGGCCCGGCATGTGGCTGTGGCTGCACAACCGCTGGAAAAAATAG
- the xseA gene encoding exodeoxyribonuclease VII large subunit yields the protein MAPIPDQDPALGNTPEFSVSELSGAVKRMVEDQFGHVRVRGEIGRVSRPASGHVYLDLKDDRAVLSGVIWKGNAARLQTKPEQGLEVIATGRLTTFPGQSKYQIVIESIEPAGVGALMKLLEDRRKALAAEGLFDADRKKPLPFLPKVIGVVTSPSGAVIRDILHRLRDRFPRHVLIWPTRVQGETAAAEVAAGIRGFNALEPGGAIPRPDLIIVARGGGSVEDLWPFNEEVVVRATADSAIPLISAVGHETDTTLIDFASDLRAPTPTAAAEHAVPVRADLLAQVMDLGTRQHRIISRRIEQARSDVRSLARALPKPERLLDMQRQRLDMAGEKLTALKARGFERHRARLTTLDARLSARSPAAQVTASRRQLDGLAQRLSRRRATATETARRALDPVAARLPRLFTNQVVRARRRLDQSTRLLETLSHKSVLERGFALALDASGRPIRSADAARAEGRFALEFAGADRVTVKTVDGPPPEGSAKKPAQKAASKQAPKTQATGASGGKGQGELF from the coding sequence ATGGCACCCATACCCGATCAGGATCCCGCCCTCGGCAACACGCCGGAATTCTCCGTCTCGGAACTCTCCGGGGCGGTCAAGCGCATGGTGGAGGACCAGTTCGGCCATGTGCGCGTGCGCGGCGAAATCGGCCGCGTGTCCCGCCCCGCCTCGGGCCATGTCTATCTGGACCTGAAGGACGACCGGGCGGTCTTGTCCGGCGTCATCTGGAAGGGCAATGCCGCCCGGCTGCAGACCAAGCCCGAGCAGGGGCTCGAGGTCATCGCCACCGGACGCCTGACGACTTTCCCCGGCCAGTCGAAATATCAGATCGTTATTGAGTCGATCGAACCCGCCGGTGTCGGCGCGCTGATGAAGCTGCTGGAAGACCGGCGCAAGGCGCTGGCCGCCGAGGGGTTGTTCGATGCCGACCGCAAGAAGCCACTGCCCTTCCTGCCTAAGGTCATTGGCGTCGTCACCTCGCCGTCAGGCGCTGTGATTCGCGACATCCTGCACCGGCTGCGCGACCGCTTCCCGCGCCACGTCCTGATCTGGCCGACGCGCGTCCAAGGTGAGACAGCCGCTGCCGAAGTGGCGGCAGGCATTCGCGGCTTCAATGCGCTTGAGCCCGGTGGCGCGATCCCCCGGCCCGACCTCATCATCGTCGCCCGCGGCGGCGGCAGCGTGGAGGATCTGTGGCCCTTCAACGAAGAAGTGGTGGTGCGGGCGACAGCCGACAGCGCCATCCCGCTGATTTCCGCCGTCGGCCATGAGACCGATACGACGCTGATCGATTTTGCGTCCGACCTGCGCGCACCCACGCCGACAGCTGCCGCAGAGCACGCCGTGCCCGTGCGGGCGGATCTGCTTGCACAGGTCATGGATCTCGGCACGCGGCAGCACCGCATAATCAGCCGCCGCATCGAGCAGGCGCGCAGCGATGTGCGCAGCCTGGCCCGCGCCCTGCCGAAGCCCGAGCGGCTGCTGGACATGCAGCGCCAGCGCCTCGACATGGCAGGCGAAAAGCTCACGGCCCTCAAGGCGCGCGGGTTTGAACGGCACCGCGCCCGGCTGACCACGCTGGATGCCCGGCTTTCAGCCCGCAGCCCGGCAGCGCAGGTCACAGCCTCCCGCCGCCAGCTGGATGGTCTGGCCCAGCGCCTCAGCCGCCGCCGCGCGACGGCAACTGAGACGGCCCGCCGTGCGCTGGACCCCGTGGCAGCGCGCCTGCCGCGACTGTTCACCAATCAGGTGGTGCGCGCCCGGCGGCGGCTCGACCAGTCAACCCGGCTGCTTGAAACCCTGTCGCACAAAAGCGTGCTGGAGCGCGGCTTTGCCCTGGCGCTGGATGCCAGCGGCCGCCCGATCCGCTCGGCAGACGCGGCCCGCGCCGAAGGCCGCTTCGCGCTCGAATTTGCAGGCGCAGACCGGGTGACCGTCAAAACCGTGGATGGCCCGCCGCCTGAGGGGTCCGCAAAGAAACCCGCGCAGAAAGCAGCCTCCAAGCAGGCACCCAAAACGCAAGCTACAGGCGCGTCCGGCGGAAAAGGGCAGGGCGAGCTGTTTTGA
- a CDS encoding phosphotransferase, whose translation MSETIDVLDRHRFDEATLARWCEANVDGFEGPLSVRQFQGGQSNPTFQLVTPARKYVLRKKPPGQLLASAHQVDREYKVMKALADTPVPVPHMYALCEDDAVIGTAFYVMEHLEGRVFRDPTLPEQTPEERAAIYDDMNRVLAELHKVDFAAVGLEDFGRPGNYFERQISRWIKQYRAAETETIADMEELIAWMPDNIPDEDSVSIAHGDFRLENTMYHPTEPKMIAVLDWELSTIGHPLADLGYNSMLYHIDSPTMGTLTRVDFTTSGIPDEDEYVAAYCRRTGREGIENWPFYVGFSIFRLASIAQGVYKRGLDGNASSEKALIYGNAAKMLAEAALAQTKKLR comes from the coding sequence ATGTCGGAAACAATCGACGTTCTTGACCGCCACCGCTTCGATGAAGCCACCCTTGCCCGCTGGTGCGAGGCCAATGTGGATGGCTTTGAAGGCCCGCTCAGCGTCCGCCAGTTCCAGGGCGGGCAATCCAACCCGACCTTCCAGCTGGTGACGCCGGCGCGCAAATATGTGCTGCGGAAGAAACCCCCGGGCCAGCTTTTGGCCAGCGCCCATCAAGTCGACCGCGAATACAAGGTGATGAAAGCCCTGGCCGACACACCGGTGCCGGTGCCGCACATGTATGCGCTGTGCGAGGACGACGCAGTGATCGGCACGGCCTTCTACGTCATGGAGCACCTGGAGGGCCGTGTGTTCCGTGATCCGACGCTGCCCGAGCAAACACCTGAAGAGCGCGCGGCCATCTATGACGACATGAACCGTGTGCTGGCGGAACTGCACAAGGTGGATTTTGCCGCTGTCGGCCTTGAGGATTTCGGGCGCCCGGGCAATTACTTCGAGCGGCAGATATCACGCTGGATCAAGCAGTACCGCGCAGCTGAGACCGAGACGATTGCCGACATGGAAGAGCTCATTGCCTGGATGCCGGACAACATTCCGGATGAGGACAGTGTCTCGATTGCCCATGGTGATTTCCGGCTCGAGAACACCATGTACCACCCCACCGAGCCGAAGATGATTGCGGTGCTGGACTGGGAGCTTTCGACCATCGGTCATCCGCTGGCGGATCTCGGCTACAATTCGATGCTCTACCACATCGACAGCCCCACCATGGGCACGCTGACGCGCGTTGATTTCACCACGTCCGGCATTCCCGATGAGGATGAGTATGTGGCTGCCTATTGCCGCCGCACGGGACGCGAGGGGATCGAGAACTGGCCGTTCTATGTAGGCTTCTCGATCTTCCGCCTCGCCTCCATTGCCCAGGGCGTCTACAAGCGCGGCCTGGACGGCAATGCCAGTTCCGAGAAGGCCCTGATCTATGGCAACGCGGCCAAGATGCTTGCCGAGGCGGCCCTGGCACAGACGAAAAAGCTTCGTTAA
- a CDS encoding PAS domain-containing protein: protein MPQGPKSRGRKATGTPLLDGAAPDAFFRTVVENAADMISVIDENGRVIYSNPVGKHLFEVFSGAVDRLGPELFHPDDYPLVATEFGQLVEHGGRRQLTDHRMRTVSGNWIWVQTHAINMLDDPNVNGVVMVTRDIIAQKRREEEIQRAEKAVNFGHWRWDKYEPGPYWSDGMFSMVGLRREDMPTDMRWTLDLMSPDDSETVFTEVMEALVSGASFNRIVSMRHSDGTYRRTMLMGHVERDGSGDAVSIVGICQDVTELESANEAVRQSEQEFRLLAEHSTDAIARFTKDGRIAYISPSIERILGHKPENCTGLMAAEFLHPDDLVPVTAAVEAMRFDRQMRRTSFRMKRTDGHYVWLEAALGPLFDAHDNFEGFVSCTRDITEQKRREQELMAARERAEQASMTKSRFLANMSHELRTPLNAILGFSEMMTRQVFGPLGAQQYDEYAGHIHESGSHLLSLIGDILDMSKIEAGKYDLTVEDVPLAPILRKAGRMVETRVAEGEIELLIDADDVDGMAVYADERALIQVMLNVLSNAVKFTPAGGRITVAAAPSDAGAITISVTDTGVGIEEKDLERVLHPFEQVVKHAELASQGTGLGLPLVKALVELQDGRFDISSQPGAGTTVAITLPAAVAARVPAAPDVRQQA from the coding sequence ATGCCGCAGGGTCCAAAGTCGCGTGGGAGGAAAGCGACCGGCACACCGCTTCTGGATGGAGCGGCGCCGGATGCATTTTTTCGCACCGTGGTCGAGAACGCCGCGGACATGATCTCCGTGATCGACGAGAACGGCCGGGTCATTTATTCCAACCCGGTCGGCAAGCACCTGTTCGAGGTTTTCTCCGGTGCCGTTGATCGTCTTGGCCCGGAGCTTTTCCACCCCGATGATTATCCGCTGGTTGCAACCGAATTCGGCCAACTGGTGGAGCATGGCGGCCGCAGGCAGTTGACCGACCATCGCATGCGAACCGTATCCGGCAATTGGATCTGGGTTCAGACCCACGCCATCAACATGCTGGATGATCCCAACGTCAATGGCGTGGTGATGGTGACCCGTGACATAATTGCCCAGAAACGCCGCGAAGAAGAAATTCAGCGCGCTGAGAAAGCCGTTAATTTCGGCCACTGGCGCTGGGACAAGTACGAGCCGGGCCCCTACTGGTCGGACGGCATGTTCTCCATGGTTGGGCTGCGCCGCGAAGACATGCCCACCGACATGCGGTGGACGCTGGACCTTATGTCGCCGGATGACAGTGAGACCGTATTCACCGAAGTAATGGAGGCGCTGGTTAGCGGTGCCTCGTTCAACCGCATTGTCTCAATGCGTCATTCCGACGGCACCTATCGCCGGACCATGCTGATGGGTCATGTGGAGCGGGACGGCAGCGGCGATGCAGTCTCGATTGTCGGCATCTGCCAGGACGTGACGGAACTGGAATCCGCCAACGAAGCCGTCCGGCAGTCGGAGCAGGAATTCCGTCTGCTGGCGGAGCATTCTACGGATGCCATTGCGCGCTTCACGAAGGACGGACGCATTGCCTACATTTCCCCGTCCATCGAGAGGATCCTGGGACACAAGCCAGAAAACTGCACCGGGTTAATGGCAGCAGAGTTCCTGCACCCTGATGATCTGGTGCCGGTAACGGCAGCGGTCGAAGCCATGCGCTTTGACCGGCAGATGCGGCGCACATCCTTCCGGATGAAGCGGACGGACGGCCATTATGTGTGGCTGGAAGCTGCGCTGGGGCCCCTGTTTGATGCCCATGACAATTTCGAAGGCTTCGTGTCCTGCACCCGCGACATCACTGAGCAGAAGCGGCGTGAGCAGGAGCTGATGGCCGCGCGGGAACGGGCGGAGCAGGCAAGCATGACCAAGTCACGCTTCCTGGCCAATATGAGCCACGAGCTCCGCACGCCGCTGAACGCCATTCTTGGTTTCTCGGAAATGATGACGCGCCAGGTCTTCGGTCCGCTGGGCGCGCAGCAATATGACGAATATGCCGGGCATATCCACGAAAGCGGCAGCCATCTTCTGTCGCTGATCGGCGATATTCTGGACATGTCGAAGATCGAGGCGGGCAAGTACGACCTCACCGTCGAGGACGTGCCGCTGGCGCCGATCCTGCGCAAGGCCGGCCGCATGGTGGAAACCCGGGTTGCCGAAGGTGAGATCGAGCTTCTGATCGACGCGGATGACGTGGACGGCATGGCCGTCTATGCGGATGAGCGGGCGCTGATCCAGGTCATGCTGAATGTGCTGTCCAACGCGGTGAAGTTCACGCCAGCCGGCGGACGCATCACGGTGGCTGCGGCACCCAGCGATGCGGGCGCCATTACAATCAGCGTGACGGATACGGGCGTCGGCATCGAAGAGAAAGACCTTGAGCGCGTGCTGCATCCCTTCGAGCAGGTGGTGAAGCACGCGGAGCTCGCCAGCCAGGGAACGGGTCTCGGCCTGCCGCTGGTAAAGGCGCTTGTTGAGCTTCAGGATGGGCGGTTTGATATCTCAAGCCAGCCCGGCGCCGGCACGACCGTTGCGATCACGCTGCCTGCCGCTGTCGCTGCGCGGGTGCCCGCCGCTCCGGATGTGCGCCAGCAGGCCTGA
- the purD gene encoding phosphoribosylamine--glycine ligase, which yields MKLLVVGAGGREHALCWKLAQSPKLTKLYAAPGNAGMASVADCVDVGAEDVAGLVDFARDKGIDLVVVGPEAPLVKGLADQLNEAGIPVFGPSAKAAQLEGSKGFTKDLCTRANIPTAAYGRFTNLDDALAYVGREGAPIVVKADGLAAGKGVTVAMTTDEALDAVREAFDGRFGDAGTEVVIEDFLEGEEASFFALCDGTTALPLATAQDHKRVGDGDTGPNTGGMGAYSPAPVMTPELVDQVMATIIEPTLATMKADGMPYKGVLYAGLMITADGPELIEYNARFGDPECQVLMMRMESDLLELLYAAAKGELKGKRVAWRDDPALTVVMAAKGYPGTYDKGTAINGLDDAASNADVEIFHAGTALQDGQLVATGGRVLNVTAVAPSVAQAQALAYAAIDKIDWPDGFCRRDIGWRAIEREDA from the coding sequence ATGAAACTATTGGTGGTTGGAGCCGGCGGTCGCGAACACGCCCTGTGCTGGAAGCTGGCGCAAAGCCCCAAGCTCACCAAGCTTTATGCCGCCCCGGGCAATGCGGGCATGGCGTCTGTGGCCGACTGCGTGGATGTGGGTGCCGAAGATGTCGCGGGTCTGGTGGATTTCGCGCGCGACAAGGGCATTGACCTGGTTGTCGTCGGGCCGGAAGCGCCGCTGGTGAAGGGGCTGGCGGATCAGCTCAACGAGGCTGGCATTCCGGTCTTCGGGCCCAGCGCCAAGGCGGCACAGCTGGAAGGCTCCAAGGGGTTCACCAAGGATCTGTGCACGCGCGCCAACATTCCCACCGCCGCCTATGGCCGGTTCACCAATCTCGATGATGCGCTGGCCTATGTGGGCCGCGAGGGGGCGCCCATCGTGGTCAAGGCCGACGGGCTGGCCGCCGGCAAGGGCGTGACCGTGGCGATGACCACGGACGAGGCGCTGGATGCCGTGCGCGAGGCATTTGACGGTCGTTTCGGCGACGCCGGTACGGAAGTGGTGATCGAGGACTTCCTTGAAGGCGAGGAGGCAAGCTTCTTTGCCCTGTGCGACGGCACCACCGCGCTGCCGCTGGCGACCGCGCAGGACCACAAGCGCGTGGGCGACGGAGACACGGGCCCCAATACGGGCGGCATGGGCGCCTACTCCCCCGCCCCGGTGATGACGCCGGAACTGGTGGATCAGGTGATGGCGACCATCATTGAGCCGACGCTGGCGACCATGAAGGCGGACGGCATGCCCTATAAGGGCGTGCTCTATGCCGGGCTGATGATCACCGCCGACGGGCCGGAACTGATTGAATACAATGCGCGCTTCGGCGACCCGGAATGCCAGGTGCTGATGATGCGCATGGAAAGCGACCTGCTGGAGCTGCTGTATGCCGCAGCCAAGGGCGAGCTGAAAGGCAAGCGCGTTGCCTGGCGGGATGACCCGGCGCTCACCGTGGTGATGGCCGCCAAGGGCTATCCAGGCACTTATGACAAGGGCACGGCGATCAACGGGCTGGATGACGCTGCGTCTAATGCCGATGTGGAGATTTTCCATGCGGGCACGGCGCTGCAGGACGGCCAGCTTGTCGCCACCGGCGGCCGCGTGCTCAACGTGACGGCGGTGGCCCCCTCAGTGGCGCAGGCGCAGGCGCTCGCCTATGCTGCCATCGACAAGATTGACTGGCCGGACGGGTTCTGCCGCCGCGACATCGGCTGGCGCGCCATCGAGCGCGAGGACGCCTGA
- a CDS encoding M23 family metallopeptidase, whose protein sequence is MRKLLSAAALLLAATIAPAHALDFQGRLVQGGMVIGTVAPGSEVTLDGSAVAVNDNGRFVIGFGRDYKDSALLAVIDPQTDEQEILPLVIEPRDYDIQRIDGLPPGKVTGFSEATLKRIRAENAQVASARANTKRVDNFLESFIWPVKGRISGVYGSQRVLNGEPRRPHFGIDIAAPTGTPIVAPAGGTVVLAEKDHFFTGGIIIIDHGYSLSSTLFHMDTVEVEVGQVVAQGDRVGTVGATGRATGPHLDWRMNWGKERLDPQLVVGPMPE, encoded by the coding sequence TTGCGTAAGCTTCTATCCGCCGCAGCCCTGCTGCTGGCTGCCACCATCGCGCCCGCCCATGCCCTCGACTTTCAGGGACGGCTCGTGCAGGGCGGCATGGTGATCGGTACGGTGGCCCCCGGCAGCGAGGTGACGCTTGATGGCTCGGCTGTTGCCGTCAACGACAATGGCCGCTTCGTCATCGGCTTCGGGCGCGACTACAAGGACAGCGCGCTTCTGGCCGTTATCGATCCGCAGACGGATGAACAGGAAATCCTGCCGCTGGTGATCGAGCCGCGCGACTATGACATCCAGCGCATCGACGGCCTGCCGCCCGGCAAGGTAACGGGCTTCTCCGAAGCGACCCTCAAGCGCATCCGCGCCGAGAATGCGCAGGTGGCCTCAGCCCGCGCCAACACCAAGCGCGTCGACAATTTCCTCGAGAGTTTCATCTGGCCGGTGAAAGGCCGTATCTCCGGCGTCTACGGGTCCCAGCGGGTGCTCAACGGCGAGCCGCGCCGTCCCCATTTCGGCATCGACATAGCCGCCCCCACCGGCACGCCCATCGTGGCGCCCGCAGGCGGCACGGTGGTGCTGGCGGAGAAGGATCATTTCTTCACCGGCGGCATCATCATCATCGATCACGGCTATTCCCTGAGCTCCACCCTGTTTCACATGGACACGGTTGAGGTTGAAGTCGGCCAGGTGGTGGCGCAGGGAGACCGGGTCGGCACCGTGGGCGCCACGGGTCGCGCGACCGGCCCGCATCTCGACTGGCGGATGAACTGGGGCAAGGAGCGGCTGGACCCGCAACTCGTCGTCGGCCCGATGCCGGAATAA
- a CDS encoding mechanosensitive ion channel family protein yields MYQPAPESPAAPDLPDLAEAAADAKPLVEKALAWLRDEVLTVDVAIEAGLLALIAVIAILAGRRLAPVIASAAMRLAGRSWLRTRVERIGALAGPIMALVLTWGAGTAVRAAGRDPVLLTIAGSLLIAWVLIRLITALTRQTGLTQLAGLVIWAVAALAIVGWLEAFIQALDAAAFTAGGMRISLLTIVNGILLISLLLWAAITLARVLETQLGRVDGVTPAARVLVGKVVRIALLTIAVLVGLTSIGIDFTAVAVFSGAIGVGIGFGLQKVVSNLISGMILLLDRSIKPGDVIEIGEAYGWISKLGARYAAIVTRDGKEYLIPNEDLITQQVVNWSFSDRAVRLKIGVGVSYQSDVRKALDLMMEAAQENDRVLKAPPPATRLIGFGDNSVDLELRIWVNDPEAGVVNVASDIRLAIWDKFHAEGIEFPFPQRDLHITAADGLRDTMRDVIKEMRDDSAAPHP; encoded by the coding sequence ATGTACCAACCCGCCCCCGAGAGTCCCGCCGCGCCGGACCTGCCCGACCTTGCCGAAGCGGCAGCGGATGCAAAACCGCTCGTGGAAAAAGCGCTCGCCTGGCTGCGTGACGAGGTGCTGACAGTTGATGTCGCCATCGAGGCCGGCCTGCTCGCGCTGATCGCTGTCATCGCCATTCTGGCCGGCCGCCGTCTTGCGCCGGTCATCGCTTCGGCTGCCATGCGTCTGGCAGGCCGGTCATGGCTGCGGACCCGTGTGGAACGCATCGGCGCCCTTGCCGGACCCATCATGGCGCTGGTGCTCACCTGGGGCGCGGGCACGGCTGTGCGCGCTGCCGGGCGGGACCCGGTCTTGCTGACCATTGCCGGCAGCTTGCTGATCGCCTGGGTGTTGATCCGGCTGATTACCGCACTCACCAGGCAGACGGGCCTCACACAGCTGGCCGGGCTCGTCATCTGGGCGGTGGCAGCGCTCGCCATTGTCGGCTGGCTGGAAGCCTTCATCCAGGCGCTGGATGCTGCGGCTTTCACCGCTGGCGGGATGCGCATATCCCTGCTCACCATCGTCAACGGCATCCTGCTTATCAGCCTCCTGCTCTGGGCTGCCATTACGCTCGCCCGCGTGCTGGAAACCCAGCTTGGCCGTGTGGACGGCGTCACGCCCGCTGCCCGCGTGCTGGTGGGCAAGGTGGTGCGCATCGCGCTGTTGACCATTGCCGTCCTGGTGGGCCTCACTTCGATTGGCATCGACTTCACAGCGGTCGCGGTGTTCTCAGGTGCCATCGGTGTCGGCATCGGCTTCGGCCTGCAGAAGGTTGTCTCCAACCTCATCAGCGGCATGATCCTGCTGCTCGACCGCTCCATCAAGCCGGGCGACGTGATCGAAATCGGCGAAGCCTATGGCTGGATTTCCAAGCTCGGCGCGCGCTACGCGGCCATCGTCACCCGCGACGGCAAGGAATACCTCATCCCCAATGAGGACCTGATCACCCAACAGGTGGTGAACTGGTCCTTCTCCGACCGTGCCGTCCGGCTCAAGATCGGCGTCGGTGTCAGCTATCAGTCCGACGTGCGCAAGGCGCTGGACCTGATGATGGAGGCGGCGCAGGAAAACGACCGTGTACTGAAGGCCCCGCCACCCGCCACCCGGCTCATCGGCTTTGGTGACAATTCCGTGGATCTCGAATTGCGCATCTGGGTCAATGATCCGGAAGCCGGCGTGGTGAATGTTGCAAGCGATATCCGGCTTGCCATCTGGGACAAGTTCCACGCGGAGGGAATCGAATTCCCCTTCCCGCAACGCGACCTGCACATAACGGCAGCCGATGGCCTGCGCGACACGATGCGCGATGTCATAAAGGAAATGCGGGACGACAGCGCCGCCCCGCATCCCTGA
- a CDS encoding DUF2093 domain-containing protein, with product MGSQMGGEARLRYLDADFDVLAPGSYVTCAVTGQRIPLDELRYWSVDRQEPYVGPEHMVKRDLGLA from the coding sequence ATGGGCAGCCAGATGGGCGGCGAAGCGCGGCTTCGCTATCTCGACGCGGATTTCGACGTGCTGGCACCCGGCTCCTATGTCACCTGTGCCGTCACCGGCCAGCGCATCCCGCTGGACGAACTCCGCTACTGGAGCGTCGACCGGCAGGAGCCTTATGTGGGCCCCGAACATATGGTGAAGCGGGATCTCGGCCTTGCGTAA
- a CDS encoding phosphotransferase family protein: protein MSEAAQSDDRQEMFSGTKEVGDNHRFDEAKLFDYLSDTVEGFEGPLEVREFKGGQSNPTYQLVTPKQKYVLRRKPPGKLLPSAHAVDREFRVISALADTNVPVPRAYTLCEDESVIGTMFYVMEMVDGRILWDPLLPQETKENRGKIYDAMNDTIAKLHMVDHEKVGLGDFGKPGNYFARQISRWSKQYRASETETIEEMDKLMEWLPDNIPDEDSTSIVHGDYRLDNMVLHPTEPRVLAVLDWELSTLGHPLGDFTYHTMQWRMPGQGTGGGTGSLRHADLASLGIPSFDDYVKMYCDRTGRDGIDNLDFYYAYNFMRLAGILQGIAGRVRDGTAASDHAKTMAANVRPLAEEGWLYAQKAGAV, encoded by the coding sequence ATGAGTGAAGCGGCACAGTCCGACGACCGCCAGGAGATGTTCTCCGGCACCAAGGAGGTGGGCGACAACCACCGCTTTGATGAAGCCAAACTGTTCGACTATCTCTCGGACACGGTGGAGGGCTTTGAAGGCCCTCTGGAGGTGCGCGAGTTCAAGGGTGGTCAGTCGAACCCGACCTATCAGCTTGTCACGCCGAAGCAGAAATATGTGCTGCGGCGCAAGCCGCCGGGCAAGCTCCTGCCTTCTGCCCATGCCGTTGACCGCGAATTCCGGGTGATCTCGGCCCTGGCTGACACCAATGTGCCGGTGCCCCGCGCCTACACGCTGTGCGAGGATGAGAGCGTCATCGGCACCATGTTCTACGTCATGGAGATGGTCGATGGCCGCATCCTGTGGGACCCCCTGCTGCCGCAGGAGACCAAGGAGAACCGCGGCAAGATCTATGACGCGATGAACGACACCATTGCCAAGCTGCACATGGTGGACCACGAGAAGGTGGGCCTGGGTGATTTCGGCAAGCCAGGCAATTATTTCGCGCGCCAGATTTCGCGCTGGTCGAAGCAGTATCGCGCCAGCGAAACCGAGACCATTGAAGAGATGGACAAGCTGATGGAGTGGCTGCCGGACAATATTCCGGATGAAGACTCCACCTCCATCGTTCACGGCGATTACCGTCTCGACAACATGGTGCTGCACCCGACCGAGCCGCGCGTGCTGGCGGTGCTGGACTGGGAGCTGTCGACGCTGGGCCACCCGCTGGGTGATTTCACCTATCACACCATGCAGTGGCGGATGCCCGGTCAGGGCACCGGTGGCGGCACGGGCTCGCTGCGCCATGCAGACCTTGCGAGCCTCGGCATTCCGAGCTTCGACGATTATGTGAAGATGTATTGCGACCGGACGGGCCGCGACGGGATCGACAATCTCGACTTCTATTACGCCTACAACTTCATGCGGCTGGCCGGCATTCTGCAGGGCATTGCGGGCCGCGTGCGCGACGGGACGGCGGCAAGCGACCATGCCAAGACCATGGCTGCCAATGTGCGTCCGCTGGCTGAGGAAGGCTGGCTCTACGCGCAGAAGGCCGGCGCCGTCTAG